A genomic region of Fluviispira vulneris contains the following coding sequences:
- a CDS encoding GNAT family N-acetyltransferase, which yields MVVSNIENICTSNILETKIKILNKSEWQTWKKIRLESLKNAPTAFASSFKELSNKPDTFFQEIVEESKIYGAFCNGELVSVATFRQESREKECHRGHISGVYTKPEFAGKGIGSKLIAAVIKDASKFVTQIHLGCVVNNESALRMYKKQGFEIYGTDPRAIKYDDKYYDMHLMWLNFNPDK from the coding sequence ATGGTTGTATCAAATATAGAAAATATATGCACTTCTAATATTCTGGAAACGAAAATAAAAATATTAAATAAAAGTGAATGGCAGACTTGGAAAAAAATACGTTTGGAAAGCCTAAAAAATGCGCCGACTGCATTTGCGTCATCATTTAAAGAGCTCTCTAACAAACCTGATACATTCTTTCAAGAAATAGTTGAAGAAAGTAAAATTTATGGTGCTTTTTGTAATGGGGAACTGGTTTCAGTTGCCACTTTTAGACAGGAGTCTCGAGAAAAAGAATGTCATCGAGGTCACATTTCAGGAGTGTATACAAAGCCTGAATTTGCAGGTAAGGGAATTGGATCAAAACTTATTGCAGCTGTTATAAAAGATGCTTCAAAATTTGTAACACAAATTCATTTAGGGTGTGTAGTAAACAATGAATCAGCATTGCGTATGTATAAAAAACAAGGTTTCGAAATTTATGGAACCGACCCTCGTGCTATAAAATATGACGATAAATATTATGATATGCACTTGATGTGGTTGAATTTCAATCCTGATAAGTGA
- a CDS encoding helix-turn-helix domain-containing protein, with protein MFLIAMIDKEVSEKNLDESSFNSKCIDVFLNEIHKVEFSANLKSLRVLIENCLSFLQEEKRKYLLPEDISFVVNQYKRRKFIRNEQVHYKKIINYILSSKNGEELLKQIEACNNYKEIKNTFQKVLIDLAIQKYGNKATAAEMLGIARQSMYRI; from the coding sequence ATGTTTTTAATTGCTATGATTGATAAAGAAGTTTCAGAAAAAAATCTGGATGAATCCAGCTTTAATTCTAAGTGTATAGATGTATTCTTAAATGAAATTCATAAAGTTGAGTTTTCAGCTAATTTAAAAAGTCTAAGAGTTTTAATAGAAAATTGCCTTTCATTTCTCCAAGAAGAGAAAAGAAAGTATCTTCTCCCTGAAGATATATCCTTTGTGGTAAATCAATATAAAAGAAGAAAATTTATTCGAAATGAACAAGTCCACTATAAGAAAATAATTAACTATATCTTATCATCTAAAAATGGTGAAGAATTACTTAAACAAATCGAAGCTTGCAATAACTATAAAGAAATTAAAAATACTTTTCAAAAAGTTCTTATTGATCTTGCTATTCAAAAATACGGGAACAAAGCAACAGCAGCTGAAATGCTTGGGATTGCGCGACAAAGTATGTATAGAATTTGA
- a CDS encoding sigma 54-interacting transcriptional regulator, with protein sequence MFSKIKKIILIDDEQSEIEFIEQAIFDIYDFNSLKYPQVVRIKCLKDLEVLLKRRKFDFCILACFYMDKSHKDYGILAKLRKYYPSLPVLVCTSSQDNALPITVIRHGADMFLNKDPNILTFSKYLSSAIIQTYEHRRSISHEIARKNVDFQLPYSKELNNEIFHAVQRKRDRILISGDLGTGKTSLAHYLANLFCETHSIEKNIVYVDCEQYSQSALEKLFLFHECSDQNDEIELNIFEKAIDGVLILDNIHSLPNYIQNLFYSYTNKYSFNNKSEDIFDKIKFIFTTKLIIYKESESSIFIESIINREIALISIQSYNYTDLKNVFNCYD encoded by the coding sequence ATGTTTAGTAAAATAAAAAAAATTATCCTTATAGATGATGAGCAAAGTGAAATTGAATTTATTGAACAAGCAATCTTTGATATATATGATTTCAACAGTCTAAAATATCCACAAGTCGTCAGGATTAAGTGTCTCAAAGATCTTGAAGTGCTTCTTAAAAGACGAAAATTTGATTTTTGTATTTTGGCTTGCTTTTATATGGACAAATCTCACAAAGATTATGGAATTTTAGCAAAATTAAGAAAGTATTACCCTTCATTACCGGTACTTGTTTGCACGTCTTCACAAGATAATGCGCTTCCAATCACCGTAATACGGCATGGCGCAGATATGTTTTTAAACAAAGATCCAAATATTTTGACATTTTCTAAATATTTAAGTTCTGCAATTATACAAACATATGAACATCGTCGTTCTATTTCACATGAAATCGCTAGAAAAAACGTAGATTTTCAGTTACCATATTCAAAAGAATTAAATAATGAAATATTCCATGCAGTGCAGAGAAAACGTGATCGTATTTTAATTTCAGGAGACTTAGGAACTGGCAAAACATCTTTAGCACACTACCTAGCAAATTTGTTTTGTGAGACTCATTCCATAGAAAAAAATATAGTCTATGTAGATTGTGAACAATATTCTCAATCTGCTCTTGAAAAATTGTTCTTATTTCACGAATGTTCTGATCAGAATGATGAAATTGAATTGAATATTTTTGAAAAAGCAATTGATGGTGTTTTAATTTTAGACAACATTCATTCTTTACCAAATTACATCCAAAATTTATTTTATTCATATACCAATAAATACAGTTTTAATAATAAATCTGAAGATATATTTGATAAAATAAAATTTATTTTTACTACTAAGTTAATAATTTATAAAGAAAGCGAATCATCGATATTTATTGAAAGCATCATTAATAGAGAAATCGCGCTGATTTCAATTCAATCCTATAATTATACTGATTTGAAAAATGTTTTTAATTGCTATGATTGA
- a CDS encoding iron-containing redox enzyme family protein yields MIKITTILEELKNISDNHTIWNSELLEQIQNEKIDRNQYKFIFSQYLYYSKNFSRLLSSLMMTCSCDKLRAELTKNLWEESGGCDLEERHSNLFKKFLCKLDVDEEKIIFEDFSIDFFENYLKLLNECSLFEKATVLSFGTEYIIPRLYKIFINGLKSSGFSESDLKFFTLHVDCDEEHAKTIEKILIYSIENEKKLDLDRIKYKLDQCLKLREDFFDQIFNKIKILRFENIFENIIDNKKAIFNPDNLYFSKNKKPINLYSNKNTEYNFEVGRIPFLCDSFDPRLLKILPSGSNELHKHAHETIYFVLEGSGVASIENVRIDIQKGDFLHIPRWVLHQTTNTSRIENLEILAITDFNLTKKITGNLDKSYRKNKSYEIN; encoded by the coding sequence ATGATTAAAATTACAACGATTTTAGAAGAGTTAAAAAATATATCTGATAATCATACAATTTGGAATTCGGAGCTTCTAGAACAAATTCAAAATGAGAAAATTGATAGAAATCAATACAAGTTTATTTTCTCTCAATATCTCTATTATTCTAAGAATTTTTCTCGTCTTTTATCATCATTGATGATGACTTGCAGCTGCGATAAATTAAGAGCAGAATTGACAAAAAATCTTTGGGAGGAAAGTGGCGGCTGTGATTTGGAGGAAAGACATTCCAATTTATTTAAGAAATTTTTATGCAAATTGGATGTAGATGAAGAGAAAATAATTTTTGAAGACTTTTCAATAGATTTCTTTGAAAATTATTTGAAACTTTTAAATGAGTGCAGCTTATTTGAAAAAGCCACCGTTCTTTCTTTTGGAACAGAATATATTATCCCTAGGTTATATAAAATTTTTATAAATGGACTTAAATCTTCTGGATTTTCAGAATCAGATTTAAAATTTTTTACACTTCATGTTGATTGTGATGAAGAACATGCAAAAACAATCGAAAAAATACTTATTTATTCAATAGAAAATGAAAAAAAATTAGATTTAGATCGAATAAAATATAAACTCGATCAATGTCTAAAATTGCGAGAAGATTTCTTTGATCAAATATTTAATAAAATTAAAATACTTAGATTTGAAAATATATTTGAAAATATAATAGACAATAAAAAAGCAATATTTAATCCTGATAATCTATATTTTTCAAAAAATAAGAAACCAATCAATTTATACTCGAATAAAAATACTGAATACAATTTTGAAGTTGGAAGAATTCCTTTTTTATGTGATTCATTTGATCCAAGATTATTAAAAATTCTACCTTCTGGCTCAAATGAACTGCATAAACATGCACATGAAACAATTTATTTTGTACTAGAGGGTTCAGGAGTAGCTTCAATTGAAAACGTAAGAATTGATATTCAAAAAGGAGATTTTCTTCATATTCCAAGATGGGTGTTGCATCAGACAACCAATACCAGTCGAATTGAAAATCTTGAAATTTTAGCCATTACTGATTTTAATTTAACAAAAAAAATTACAGGTAACTTAGATAAATCTTACCGAAAAAATAAATCATATGAGATTAATTGA
- a CDS encoding MFS transporter: protein MNFNFFYLFSGYSISLGANWIYRIALPLYILKQTNSAISMSITFAITFLPYLIFTPFGGAIADAFDKRKILIIGDLLTFIFSLAITSYIFFDINNLYLFFILVFLISSIPPIYHPALQSFIPNIVKTEKLASANALISSSDNIVNAMGPILCGLLITIIDLEKLIMISCIIYLAAFILVLCIKTNKINTINNNFSIKQTFLNISEGFKYTIQSRVIFGCSILFLFINFSVNLIMSNLIYILKSNFNATSLEIGISFSIMGVMGALGAYIAKIIIGKIYYGKTILISAFLMSVIFISISLINTKLLIVFSLLWGSIMLFNSIIVVNFFTMRQRIIPILYLGRVIATTRLISFTSIPFASILGGYLIQKNFSFQNLAIISAVFLITSSLLGFKSPIYNKENILPSE, encoded by the coding sequence ATGAATTTTAATTTCTTTTATCTGTTTTCTGGTTATAGCATATCACTTGGTGCCAACTGGATATATCGTATTGCACTTCCACTATACATCCTTAAGCAAACAAATTCGGCAATTAGTATGTCAATAACCTTTGCTATAACCTTCCTACCATATTTAATTTTTACACCTTTCGGTGGTGCGATAGCAGATGCTTTTGATAAAAGAAAAATACTTATTATTGGAGATTTATTAACATTTATTTTTTCACTAGCAATTACTTCTTACATTTTTTTTGATATCAACAACTTATACTTATTTTTTATTCTTGTTTTTTTAATTTCTTCAATTCCTCCTATATATCATCCAGCTCTTCAAAGTTTTATACCCAATATAGTTAAAACAGAAAAACTAGCTAGCGCAAATGCTCTCATTTCATCTTCCGATAATATTGTGAATGCAATGGGGCCTATTTTATGTGGATTATTGATTACAATTATTGATTTAGAAAAGTTAATTATGATTTCATGCATTATTTACTTAGCGGCATTTATCCTAGTTTTATGCATAAAAACAAACAAAATCAATACTATTAATAATAATTTTAGCATTAAACAAACATTTTTAAATATATCTGAAGGATTTAAATATACGATACAAAGTAGAGTAATTTTTGGATGCAGTATTTTATTTCTGTTTATTAATTTTTCTGTTAATTTAATTATGTCTAATTTAATATATATTTTGAAATCAAACTTCAATGCAACATCACTTGAAATTGGTATTTCATTTTCAATAATGGGTGTAATGGGGGCATTAGGAGCATATATTGCAAAAATAATTATAGGTAAAATCTACTATGGGAAAACCATTCTTATTAGTGCATTTTTAATGAGTGTTATATTCATATCTATTTCACTAATTAATACTAAATTGTTAATCGTATTTTCTCTTTTATGGGGATCAATAATGTTATTTAACTCCATAATAGTAGTCAATTTTTTTACAATGCGACAAAGAATAATTCCAATTTTATATTTAGGCAGAGTTATTGCAACAACAAGACTTATTTCATTTACCTCTATCCCATTTGCATCTATACTTGGTGGGTATTTGATTCAAAAAAATTTCTCTTTTCAAAATCTTGCAATTATAAGCGCTGTATTTTTAATTACAAGCTCTCTCTTAGGCTTTAAAAGTCCTATTTATAATAAGGAAAATATTTTACCTTCAGAATAA
- a CDS encoding HesA/MoeB/ThiF family protein, translated as MSILKFKNTIEVFYKDNIISFVSSGSSIEVEDNQGILKFLCDHISKSIKIDEFEKITKNSPYSIECINDALNLLDENLLLETENRSFYNLTDNDILRFSRNFDFFNSFITKNDSKYLYQDKLKKSKVALLGVGGLGSHILYDLVALGVHNITAVDFDVVELSNLNRQILYREKDIGQRKIKAAEKNILEFNKNININFIDTKLDSSSKISSIIKNHDIVICVADKPRFEIPYWLNEACLQENIPFINGGISVQQASFYSVIPYKSGCVECWKKESIKKGLSLQSTLQNNQKIYESEFPAPAFVPLVSILTGMMLSEFTKIITGISKPISLNNYLSFHFQTLKIDVIESWERNIDCNLCGNNKV; from the coding sequence ATGTCAATTTTAAAATTTAAAAATACAATTGAAGTATTTTATAAAGATAATATCATTTCTTTTGTGAGTAGCGGATCTTCTATTGAAGTTGAAGACAATCAAGGAATTTTAAAATTTCTTTGCGATCATATAAGTAAATCAATTAAAATAGATGAATTTGAAAAAATAACAAAAAATTCACCTTATAGTATAGAATGCATAAATGATGCACTAAACCTACTTGATGAAAATCTTTTATTAGAAACCGAAAATCGCAGTTTTTATAATCTTACTGATAATGATATACTTCGATTTAGTAGAAATTTTGATTTCTTCAACTCATTTATCACGAAAAATGACAGCAAATATCTTTATCAAGATAAATTAAAAAAATCTAAAGTTGCCCTGCTTGGTGTTGGGGGCTTAGGCAGTCATATTTTATATGATCTTGTTGCCTTAGGTGTTCATAATATAACCGCAGTAGATTTCGATGTCGTTGAATTGTCAAATCTGAATCGTCAGATACTCTATCGTGAAAAAGACATAGGCCAAAGAAAAATAAAAGCAGCTGAAAAAAATATATTGGAATTCAATAAAAATATAAATATTAATTTTATAGATACAAAGTTGGATTCATCAAGTAAAATTTCTAGCATAATAAAAAATCATGATATAGTTATTTGTGTTGCAGACAAACCTCGTTTTGAAATCCCTTATTGGTTAAATGAGGCTTGCTTGCAAGAAAATATTCCATTCATAAACGGGGGTATTTCCGTTCAGCAGGCATCATTTTATTCCGTAATCCCATATAAATCAGGTTGTGTAGAATGTTGGAAAAAGGAAAGTATTAAAAAAGGATTATCTCTTCAAAGCACTCTTCAAAATAATCAAAAAATTTATGAATCAGAATTCCCAGCCCCTGCTTTCGTCCCCCTCGTGTCAATTTTGACAGGAATGATGCTAAGTGAATTTACTAAAATAATAACAGGTATATCAAAACCTATAAGTCTTAATAATTATCTCTCATTTCATTTTCAAACCCTCAAGATTGATGTAATAGAGTCATGGGAAAGAAATATTGATTGCAATTTATGTGGGAATAATAAAGTATGA
- a CDS encoding MFS transporter has protein sequence MFNQALIQNDFFNFRISEFLNILSLNVVMIAITWWILEDAPSSLPLVLSLSAGFRILSYALLNFLGDSVPYKKILITTKVINLAFIVLIMIFFSTSKFSIYYALPILGMSIIEGITMPIVMSIPPKMVTKEQLGSAMRFEGMLQSLSFILGKVMGGAIIGILGILLSFISTVVGFIISIIFCSMTKFPALNNNSTEKWHKKLLNGYTMLIKNPIELGMALTLTLVNFSFTPFILLGIPLLVKDVFHASALYLGILEASIAVGIFFGSTFTAKFLAKKFSDDILCTFCIIIAAFCLALHSVIENVWVSLFCLFILGQAMITFNITSNTKRMLAMPDNYRSRLIGCTKIFIEGGIPLGFLALGFLVEKFGIKAALIVFGCIPLLTPFILYQVPNFKKLMRSELKDAENFYIKQGYVS, from the coding sequence ATGTTTAATCAAGCTTTGATCCAAAATGATTTTTTTAATTTTCGCATCAGCGAATTTCTGAATATATTGAGCCTCAACGTTGTCATGATTGCAATCACATGGTGGATCCTAGAAGACGCACCAAGTTCATTGCCACTCGTCCTAAGTTTAAGCGCAGGCTTTCGCATATTGTCTTATGCATTGTTGAACTTTCTCGGCGATAGCGTTCCTTATAAAAAAATATTGATCACAACGAAAGTCATTAATTTAGCCTTTATTGTTTTAATCATGATCTTTTTTAGCACGTCCAAATTTTCTATTTATTATGCTTTGCCTATTCTTGGTATGTCTATCATAGAGGGAATAACTATGCCCATTGTGATGAGCATTCCACCCAAAATGGTCACAAAGGAACAACTTGGAAGCGCTATGCGTTTTGAAGGCATGCTGCAGTCCCTGAGTTTTATTTTAGGGAAGGTCATGGGCGGAGCTATCATTGGTATTCTAGGCATACTTTTAAGCTTTATTTCCACAGTAGTTGGATTTATTATTTCTATTATTTTTTGCTCAATGACAAAATTCCCTGCATTAAATAACAACTCAACAGAGAAGTGGCATAAAAAGTTGCTCAATGGCTACACTATGTTGATTAAAAACCCTATAGAGCTTGGAATGGCTCTCACCCTCACTTTGGTTAATTTTTCTTTTACGCCCTTTATTTTGCTGGGCATACCGCTCCTTGTAAAAGATGTCTTCCATGCTTCTGCGCTTTATCTCGGTATACTTGAAGCTTCTATTGCCGTTGGCATTTTTTTTGGTTCCACCTTCACTGCAAAGTTTCTTGCTAAAAAATTCTCCGATGATATTTTATGCACATTCTGCATAATAATAGCTGCTTTTTGTCTAGCTCTGCACTCTGTTATAGAAAATGTCTGGGTCAGTCTGTTTTGTTTATTTATCTTAGGGCAAGCGATGATCACTTTTAATATAACCTCTAACACCAAACGTATGCTCGCTATGCCTGACAATTATCGTTCCCGCTTAATAGGCTGTACAAAAATATTTATTGAGGGAGGTATTCCTTTAGGCTTTTTAGCTCTCGGCTTTCTGGTTGAGAAATTTGGTATAAAAGCTGCGCTCATTGTGTTTGGCTGCATTCCTCTTCTCACACCCTTTATTTTATATCAGGTACCAAACTTCAAAAAATTAATGCGCTCAGAGCTCAAGGATGCGGAGAACTTTTATATAAAGCAAGGTTATGTGAGTTGA
- a CDS encoding SdpI family protein, with protein sequence MKFEIFIDNILQFFSYIIICFIIYAIRNSEPNGLYGYRTRVSLNSRKNWKILNLYFCKYALYMMHIFNVLNIGSAMLKLFLYKRSEDKNIVLFLNVLSSIEILIGFLLVIIYMKKIERRLIKKYKFNKVNG encoded by the coding sequence ATGAAGTTTGAAATATTTATTGATAATATTCTGCAATTTTTTTCTTATATTATAATTTGCTTTATTATATATGCTATTAGAAATAGTGAACCGAATGGTCTTTATGGATACAGGACTCGAGTTTCATTGAATTCAAGAAAGAATTGGAAAATATTAAATCTTTATTTCTGTAAATATGCTTTATATATGATGCATATTTTTAATGTATTAAATATAGGATCTGCAATGTTAAAATTATTTTTGTATAAACGTAGTGAGGATAAAAATATTGTATTGTTTTTAAATGTTTTATCGTCTATTGAAATTCTAATAGGTTTTTTATTGGTTATAATTTATATGAAAAAAATTGAAAGAAGATTAATAAAAAAGTATAAATTTAACAAAGTAAATGGTTAG
- a CDS encoding MazG nucleotide pyrophosphohydrolase domain-containing protein, producing the protein MNFKNKDLTLQECVYLVNEHLGKIGYYKIEKTPEHAFMHLIEEVGELSRALSYEFTDRKSLKKNAQEESVSDELADVFWQVIKLSLYLKIDLNEAFCNKYRKNLAKGFPKESVL; encoded by the coding sequence TTGAACTTTAAAAATAAAGATTTAACTTTACAAGAGTGTGTTTATTTAGTGAACGAACATTTAGGAAAAATTGGTTATTATAAGATAGAAAAGACTCCAGAACATGCCTTTATGCACTTAATAGAAGAAGTGGGCGAACTTTCAAGAGCGCTTTCATACGAATTTACCGATAGAAAGTCTTTAAAGAAAAATGCTCAGGAAGAATCCGTAAGCGATGAGCTTGCTGACGTATTCTGGCAAGTTATAAAATTATCTCTCTATTTAAAAATAGATTTGAATGAAGCTTTCTGCAATAAGTATCGGAAAAATTTGGCGAAAGGTTTTCCTAAGGAGAGCGTTCTATAG
- a CDS encoding HD domain-containing phosphohydrolase, translating into MSPFEKIDVFFIYKPFDIHIPINDLNQLKINFITSSLNEAFSAKKLDSENLKLFVLTLKQFNDYHTQIKSFLRHGANAKHSGFFILESNNLIIKERKSNNKNKNKVENILCELSGSINKNQFTQELKNSIYSLFIYASSDFLSSFSILRDIESNALKEISQAMTSKSFLAGDFLNLVLKKSMKISAADSGFIIIKKGLFDEKNDIRDSNKLNLIKNQKFILKYKINNSQKISLKKEIFDPKKSKITKIICDEMVGVSWHEESKLIVSKNKKVQSASNQLSELIFDPKTYKIKSYCVFPIRLPSSEVDGFILLINKKISDEIILDKRTDIDNSVIPFPSHDLNLLESLTNQAGIALEHAKLIHDLKQVFESFTAASIIAIESRDPSTKGHSERVATLTVGLADAINQTQTGLYGNLQFSKIQIEEIKYASLLHDFGKIGVREHILQKEKKLFPYELERIQIRFASIQDRMYANILESYINSLMIKNQAPSENEIAKIKLEVKKVSEKLENYWKIILDVNEPAVLSEETFEKIAEIAGTQIIIGDSPVPLLTPHEINLLSIKRGSLSQQERLEIESHVTHSFNFLVKIPWSKELKDLPEIVYGHHERLDGSGYPRKLKSKDIPVQAKMMAITDIFDALVARDRPYKKAIPYDRALNILESEVKLGKLDAALFKIFVEAKVGELTLEASIDERSTSVA; encoded by the coding sequence ATGTCACCGTTCGAAAAAATAGATGTCTTCTTTATTTACAAACCATTTGATATTCATATTCCAATTAACGATTTAAATCAGTTAAAAATTAATTTTATTACAAGTTCACTGAATGAAGCATTTTCTGCAAAAAAACTTGACTCTGAAAATCTTAAACTTTTTGTTCTTACTTTAAAACAATTCAACGATTACCATACGCAAATTAAAAGCTTTTTACGCCACGGAGCAAATGCTAAGCATTCCGGATTTTTCATACTTGAGTCTAATAACTTAATAATTAAAGAAAGAAAATCTAACAACAAAAATAAGAATAAAGTTGAAAATATCTTATGCGAGTTATCTGGCTCGATAAATAAAAATCAATTTACACAAGAGTTAAAAAACTCGATATATTCATTATTTATTTATGCCAGTTCAGACTTTCTCTCTTCATTTTCAATATTAAGAGATATAGAAAGCAATGCACTTAAAGAAATCAGCCAAGCAATGACGAGTAAATCATTTCTTGCAGGTGATTTTTTAAACTTAGTTCTAAAAAAGAGCATGAAAATTTCTGCAGCTGACTCAGGATTTATTATTATAAAAAAAGGATTATTTGACGAAAAAAATGATATTAGAGACTCGAACAAACTAAATTTAATAAAAAATCAAAAATTTATTTTAAAGTACAAAATCAACAATAGCCAAAAAATTTCTCTCAAAAAAGAAATATTTGACCCTAAAAAATCAAAAATAACCAAAATAATCTGTGATGAAATGGTCGGAGTCTCGTGGCATGAAGAAAGTAAATTAATTGTATCAAAAAATAAAAAGGTACAATCCGCATCTAACCAATTATCGGAACTTATTTTTGATCCCAAAACATACAAAATCAAATCTTACTGCGTATTTCCAATACGACTTCCCTCTTCAGAAGTGGATGGATTTATACTTTTAATAAATAAAAAAATATCCGATGAAATAATTTTAGATAAGAGAACAGACATCGATAACTCAGTTATTCCATTCCCTTCTCATGATCTAAATTTGCTTGAATCTCTAACCAATCAAGCTGGCATTGCACTTGAACATGCAAAACTCATTCATGATTTAAAACAGGTATTCGAGTCATTCACTGCCGCAAGTATCATAGCCATTGAATCTCGCGACCCTTCTACTAAGGGGCACAGTGAAAGAGTCGCTACATTAACCGTGGGCTTAGCAGATGCCATCAATCAAACCCAAACCGGTTTGTATGGAAACTTACAATTTTCAAAAATACAAATTGAAGAAATAAAATATGCTTCACTTTTGCATGACTTTGGGAAAATTGGTGTACGAGAACACATACTGCAAAAGGAAAAAAAATTATTTCCTTATGAGCTTGAAAGAATTCAAATTCGCTTTGCTTCAATTCAAGATAGAATGTATGCCAATATTCTTGAATCCTACATCAACAGTCTTATGATCAAAAACCAAGCACCTTCAGAAAATGAAATAGCAAAAATTAAATTAGAAGTAAAAAAAGTATCTGAGAAATTAGAAAATTATTGGAAGATAATTCTTGACGTCAATGAACCAGCTGTCTTAAGCGAAGAAACCTTCGAAAAAATTGCAGAGATTGCTGGTACACAAATCATAATTGGGGATAGCCCCGTTCCTTTATTGACACCCCATGAAATAAATCTGTTGAGCATAAAAAGAGGATCTCTTAGCCAACAGGAACGCTTAGAAATAGAAAGTCATGTGACACACTCATTTAATTTCCTTGTAAAGATTCCTTGGTCAAAGGAGTTAAAAGATCTGCCAGAAATTGTCTACGGCCATCACGAACGTCTCGATGGCTCTGGCTACCCAAGAAAGTTAAAAAGCAAAGACATACCAGTCCAAGCCAAAATGATGGCGATAACAGATATTTTCGATGCTCTCGTTGCCCGTGATAGACCTTATAAAAAGGCCATTCCTTATGACAGAGCACTCAATATTTTGGAGTCTGAAGTAAAACTTGGTAAGCTGGATGCAGCTCTCTTTAAAATATTTGTTGAAGCCAAAGTTGGAGAGTTGACACTTGAGGCAAGCATAGATGAAAGATCGACATCAGTAGCTTAA